Proteins co-encoded in one Nitratireductor kimnyeongensis genomic window:
- a CDS encoding response regulator codes for MGISNEKHRVLVVDDDQRLRRFLQRFLTSEGYAVTSAEDGRAMRRAMADRDFDLVILDLTFPVGEDGVSLARGLRAQHDLPLIMLSGKNNTIDKVVCLELGADDYVTKPFEPRELLARIRTVLRRFARRISVPEPQEKSHSPIMCFAGWQLDPSRHHLASPRGESVRLTSQEFQLLAALVERRGRVLSREQILDIVANRNWNPYDRSIDVMIGKLRRKLRDNARDTQFIKTIRGVGYMFAPQSEE; via the coding sequence ATGGGGATCTCGAACGAAAAGCATCGCGTTCTTGTGGTCGATGATGATCAGCGTCTTCGACGCTTTCTTCAGCGCTTCCTCACGAGTGAAGGCTATGCCGTCACAAGCGCCGAAGACGGGCGTGCGATGCGGCGGGCCATGGCGGATAGGGATTTCGATCTCGTCATTCTGGATCTCACCTTTCCCGTTGGTGAAGACGGCGTTTCGCTGGCGCGCGGCTTGCGCGCCCAGCACGATCTGCCGCTGATCATGCTTTCCGGGAAGAACAACACGATCGACAAGGTGGTGTGCCTTGAACTCGGCGCTGACGACTACGTGACCAAGCCGTTTGAGCCACGTGAATTGCTGGCTCGCATCCGCACCGTCCTGCGCCGGTTTGCGAGGCGCATCAGCGTGCCGGAACCCCAGGAGAAAAGCCATTCACCGATCATGTGCTTTGCCGGCTGGCAGCTTGACCCCTCACGCCATCACCTTGCCTCTCCAAGAGGTGAATCCGTGCGCCTGACGAGCCAGGAATTCCAGCTTCTGGCCGCACTGGTGGAGCGGCGAGGACGCGTGCTTTCACGCGAGCAGATCCTCGATATCGTCGCCAATCGCAACTGGAACCCGTACGATCGCAGCATCGATGTGATGATCGGCAAGCTACGCCGCAAGCTGCGCGACAATGCCCGCGACACACAGTTCATCAAGACCATCCGCGGTGTCGGCTATATGTTTGCACCTCAGTCCGAGGAATAA
- the fmdA gene encoding formamidase, with amino-acid sequence MPKTVFSVDLNKAPEDQAIKTHNRWHPDIPMVETFKRGEVFRVECYDWTGGQIGNNDSANDVRDVDLTRVHYLSGPFGFEGAEPGDLLVVDILDIGAMPESEWGFNGLFAKENGGGFLTEHYPNATKSCWDFQGIYTTSRHIPGVRYPGIIHPGLIGCLPDHALLAEANRREEELVSTDPNRVPPLAALPYSDTALMGQMSGDAARKAAAEAWRTVPPREHGGNCDIKNLSRGSKVYFPVYVKGGGLSMGDIHFSQGDGEITFCGAIEMAGWIDISVDVIKGGMAKYGVVNPIFKPSPIDPHFDDYLIFEGISVDEHTGEQYYLDAHVAYRRACLNAIEYLKKFGYTGEQAYSILGTAPVEGRIAGIVDIPNVCATLAIPTAIFDFDINPNSTGPTKQVSGVDVARTS; translated from the coding sequence ATGCCTAAAACAGTGTTTTCTGTTGATCTCAACAAGGCGCCAGAGGATCAGGCGATCAAGACACACAATCGCTGGCATCCCGATATTCCGATGGTTGAGACGTTCAAGCGCGGTGAAGTGTTCCGTGTCGAGTGCTACGACTGGACCGGTGGACAGATCGGCAACAATGACAGCGCCAACGACGTGCGCGATGTCGACCTGACCCGCGTTCACTATCTGAGCGGTCCGTTCGGTTTCGAGGGAGCAGAGCCAGGAGATCTGCTTGTCGTCGACATTCTCGACATCGGCGCAATGCCCGAATCCGAATGGGGCTTCAACGGCCTGTTCGCCAAGGAAAATGGTGGCGGCTTCCTGACGGAGCACTATCCGAACGCAACCAAGTCCTGCTGGGATTTCCAGGGTATCTATACCACGTCCCGTCACATTCCGGGCGTGCGTTATCCGGGCATTATTCACCCGGGCCTGATCGGCTGTCTGCCCGATCATGCGCTTCTGGCCGAAGCAAACCGCCGTGAGGAAGAGCTGGTTTCGACCGATCCGAACCGGGTGCCCCCGCTGGCCGCGCTGCCTTATTCCGACACGGCGCTCATGGGCCAGATGTCGGGTGACGCAGCACGCAAGGCGGCTGCCGAAGCGTGGCGCACCGTGCCGCCGCGCGAACATGGGGGCAACTGCGACATCAAGAACCTGTCGCGCGGCTCGAAGGTCTATTTCCCAGTTTACGTGAAGGGTGGCGGTCTCTCCATGGGCGACATCCACTTCTCGCAGGGCGATGGCGAAATCACCTTCTGCGGCGCCATCGAAATGGCCGGCTGGATCGACATCAGTGTCGATGTCATCAAGGGCGGCATGGCCAAATACGGTGTCGTCAACCCGATCTTCAAGCCAAGCCCGATCGACCCGCACTTCGACGACTACCTGATCTTCGAGGGCATCTCGGTCGATGAGCACACGGGCGAACAGTATTATCTGGACGCACACGTGGCCTATCGCCGGGCCTGCCTCAACGCGATCGAGTATCTGAAGAAATTCGGCTACACGGGAGAGCAGGCTTACAGCATCCTCGGAACGGCCCCGGTCGAAGGGAGAATAGCCGGCATCGTGGACATACCGAATGTCTGCGCCACGCTGGCCATTCCGACAGCCATCTTCGATTTCGACATTAATCCAAACTCGACTGGGCCGACCAAGCAGGTCTCAGGGGTGGATGTCGCGCGAACGAGCTGA
- a CDS encoding AmiS/UreI family transporter, with protein sequence MLLGFALLYVGAVLFLNGLWLMGKIDDREIVVINVVSGFVTLCVALASAFGAAADAASIKSAALTLLFTTTYLWVAYNRVVAVDGRGLGWFSLFVAITVVPIAIEGLAGAQSFTETWLGLNWAIWAVLWFMYFLLLALKRPILQATAVVTLLTGIVTGWLPGFLLLQGLL encoded by the coding sequence ATGCTGCTCGGATTTGCCTTGCTATACGTCGGTGCCGTCCTGTTTCTCAACGGGCTGTGGCTGATGGGGAAAATCGACGACAGGGAGATTGTCGTCATCAATGTGGTGTCCGGCTTCGTTACGCTCTGCGTAGCGCTGGCTTCGGCCTTTGGTGCCGCTGCCGACGCGGCGTCGATAAAGTCAGCGGCGCTGACCCTGCTGTTCACCACCACCTATCTCTGGGTCGCCTACAACCGTGTGGTCGCGGTGGATGGCCGCGGGCTCGGCTGGTTCAGCCTGTTCGTGGCGATCACCGTCGTGCCCATCGCGATTGAAGGGCTGGCCGGCGCGCAGAGTTTCACCGAAACCTGGCTTGGCCTCAACTGGGCCATCTGGGCGGTGCTCTGGTTCATGTATTTCCTGCTGCTTGCCTTGAAGCGCCCGATCCTGCAGGCCACTGCGGTCGTGACGCTCCTCACCGGCATCGTCACCGGCTGGCTGCCGGGATTCCTGCTGCTTCAGGGATTGCTTTGA